The Mercurialis annua linkage group LG7, ddMerAnnu1.2, whole genome shotgun sequence genome includes the window ATGCGTTGGGATTAGGTCCTGATATACGAATTGCTAGGTACAGTGGGATAATTGTCAATGGAGTTAGGTTTCACACAGTTGAGCGTGATAATTTTCGTCGGACTCAAAATAATGGAGTTTCAGTTACGGGAGAGCATAAGTCGAAAGAAATCGAGTTTTATGGTGTGCTAACAGATATCATTGACCTCCAATATGTTAATGGGAATCATGTTTTCTTGTTTAAATGTGATTGGTGGGATGTTGgcgataaaaatggaattaaaacagatggcaacttagtttctgttaatgtgagccgtaaatggtatacaggtgattctttcgtgttgagttctcaagtacaacaggttttttatgtcagcgatatgaaaaatggaggtcattggaaaattgtgcaaaaatcatttcacaggaatatatttgatgtgccagaaaaggaaaaagtgtgcaatgaagattcaatattgAATGATGAGCCCTATCAGCAATACGAGGCAGATAATAGTCATGAAGTCGATCAAAATGGTGGTGAAAATTTGGAACTCTTGCATCCTATAGATGtattaccggatgaagttgatgTTGGTCAAATGTTTCAAGGTCAAAACTCAAACCCGATTTATTCTAGCGATGAGGAGGATGATACTACGATCAATTATGATGATACCGACACTGATGTACTAGAAGACTCAAATGACAGTGACAATGAAGACGAAGACGATGATTAGTGACTGAAATTTACCGcttattgaactctttttggATTCTTGTAGCTTGTTTGAAAGTATGAATTTTACTGAGAGATGCTTTTTTATATTGCCTTGAATGTAGATTGTAgaattttggtgttttatggCAGTAGTTATGCAGCCCAACATGAAATTTGTGGAAAACTGGATAGCAGAAACTCGATGTGTTGATGAAAACTCGTCGAGATATTAGACACACATCGAGTTTGAACGTATGGAATTATATATGAGATATCAGCCAAACATTCAATTCATTcctttggtttagtttgattttaaggtttggtgtaataccaattattttttctcaattttgtaCTTCTACTATAGaacagaacaaaaaaatagaattgaacTCCTGCCTTTTAATATAACTATTGACAATTCACAATTTTGCGGAAATTTGCAAAAACACTACACATATTGTAACTACCTGTTTTTACAAATACTCTAAAATAGACttcaaataagaaataaatggaCATTTATGTCCTCCAAGCAAAATAAAAGTGTGACAAAAAGGAGACTTTCtttacaaacaaaaatcaataacATTCTTCATCTTGAACCTCCATAAATTAGCTTCCTCTTCACTCCCTAGGCAGATGTTCTCTTGAGTTTTAGAGGACCCTCATCTTCACTAAcacaagaagagctttccttccAACGAGCATACAAATATAATGACGAAGCGTAACGAGCACGGTGTTCTTTGACATCATAATCATGCCCCATAACTTTCCCATCAACAAAGAACTCAGCAGCGGAAAACATATGAACTCCACAATCACTacgaaaagtgagaaaaaaataaaaaaaacataagaaacAAGGTTGACATTAGGTTCCTATTCTGTCACCATAACTctttaatataacccaaccaactaaagttaaaaacaaattatagactTACACATCATTTTGGATAGGCATGTTTTCCACAATCTCTATTCTGAACGGATCAGTTATTCTCTTTCCCTCATAAGCACCGGCAGTAGTATCGATGTCATCTCGAGAATCATAAAAATTGGTAGCTTGAAGGAATAGTGGAAGTAACACACTGTAGGAAGTAACATATTCAGTTGCTGATCTGTCATTTTGCGCCGACCTCAACGAATTGTAGATATAGATGCATCGTTCCTTGAAATTCAGGCGAGTCAAAATCCAATGCCAATCGTTAACACAATTGATCGGAAAAAGAACATCGTCAACATCAGCCCAATTCGTATTGCAACGCATAGCACCACCTTTAATGTAGATAGCCACTGTATGTTTCAAAGAAACAAGTGACACATCTTGCTTTTTCTTGTATGCTGTGTAGAGAGTTTGAATACGccgatcaaaaaaattatcagttgACGTACATCTACTGTTTGCAGCACATCcagattttattttctttctcagaTAATAAAAGAGAACATCTACATGCtgccaaataaacaaaattcaagGTTAAGTAGCCATACAGTCACAACAATGTTATTAACTAAGTGAGCATTAAAACAGGATTTACTTACAGAACACTCAAGAGGCTTTCCAACGTGGTAGAGATGGTAAAACcaggatttcgtttcaatatcAACCACGCCAAGAGAAAGACGAGGATGGAATTTATCAATCTTTGGATCGTATATCCAGCTTTGTCTTctaaacaaacaaagaaaaaaaaattaaataagtgagcATTAAAACAGAACTGAAAAAAGTTAGTCGAGATACGAACTTGGCCCCTTTAGGACGTCCTTCTTCCAGCCAATTCTGAATGATGTTTTGTTTGGTAGCATCACTGAATAAAATGTGATTAGCATCAAATGGACAAATACGGACTTTACAACCAGTTTGCGTCGGTATGAAGCGGCTTGAAGAAGGACCAGACTACCAAAAACATAAGAGAGGATACAGTaagtaaactataaaattaaactataaatataatttaaagcaaacaataCCTCCTTTGATTTGAATTCAGCAATCGAttcacttgcattttttttagtctGATTGATGGTGTCATCTGGTGGAGATTTTAAATTCAACTCGCTTTGTCGCGAAACCTAGTAAATtgacaataaacaaattaatatagttaatcaaaacagcttaatatcaaattattaaatatacctcAAAATTCGGAGAGATAACATCAACGTGTTCGGAAGAAACAATAACACAAGGTTCACCACGGTCATCCTTGCCTTCAAGTACAGCCTTCTCGCAAACCAAATCTTCCAATTCGACTTTTTCAgcaccttcttcttcatcagcaGACTCCCTACCATCCCTTTCTTTGCTGGAAGTAGCTTTAGTATCAGCAGAAACAGGAACAACAGACTCCCTACCATCCCTTTCTTCTCGTTCCGTTACTATAGAAGTACCATTTTTACTTGGTTTCACTGAAATGTCCTCTGCAGGAAGAACAACCTTTTTTCCTTTGTCAACCCTTGTCTGCAAGCCATCAGAAACATCATGTTTCTCACTTTCAACCTGATATAGATATGGAGTTAACATTAGGTTCCCATCAGGTTACAAtaacataatatgaaataacataaattatatttaactaaactctaagtgataaaagtacaaaatacataaatcaaaacaaattaccGTTTTAGAATCACCAATCAGAGTTAGCCTATCATTCAATGAATTGACAACTGTCAAAAGTTCGGAACATTTGGAAGTGAATAAACGTTTTAAATCCATTATATCATCCTTAATCGTCTTTTGACCAGCCATCAAAATTTCCAGCCTCTCTTCCATAACATTTAAATTCAAAGTGTTCGACGTTGATTCACCGTCCTTCAATATATTAAATGCCGGACAATAACCCTCCTCGTttcccttaatttttttgaataagtcACCTAGACGAAGGGCATTCATCTCTGCCGGGGTTGGAACAATTGATCGGAAAATCATCTACACATAACAAATGAACACCATATATGAAAACAGAGTCAATGATAAAttacatttgaaaaattgaaaatttaacacatacGAACCTCATCGGATGCAATCTCAACAAATAAATCCCTGTCAACATCAATGTATTTTGCAGGAACGAATGCTTGCCACCTCAGAATCCGCGGGATAGCATCTTTGTTCACTAGCTGAGCAAAGGTATTTTCCACCGCCGGGCAACACTCGTAGAACCAACATACCAGTGCATATGGTAAACCTTGAAGTCGATACTGGTAAATGTTGTCTTCAATAATAAGAGATCCCGGACTAAGAACAGCTCTTTTTGACAAAGAATCAAACGTGTACTTGAAAACGTCAATACCCCATGGATAGTCGTTCAAATCAGCCGAATCAACTACGTCAAAGTCCTTCAAAGGGATACGAGCAGTCCTCGGTGAAGCAAGCAAGAAGTTAtgcaaaaaatgcataaatgctATCTTAAACCCATCCTCCTCCGACTCCCAACGCCTAGCTTTGAAAAAATCCTGAAGGGTCTGTTTAGAAACAGATTGCAGCCCGCTGAAGTACTTATCCAAAATGCCGTTTTCAACTTTTGTATAGGCATACTTACTGCTGTCACCTTGACAGTTTAAACCCGAGATCAAAGCAAATTCGTCGATTCCGAATTTCAGCCTATGACCGCCAACCTCAAACCACAATTCAGACTTCTTTAGCTGCTCCACCTCCCTCAACAATAAACAATGTATGATCTGATTTTGCACTTTGATCTTGGGAATATCAAGAAAGTAGCCAAAGCAAGATTGTCTAAACTTTTCCAATTCACCTGGAGTCAGATTCGATTTGATATCAGAAATGACATCGTATGACATGCGCGTATCAATCTTCGAGTGAACACGATCTTCTCGGCTTACTTTAAACTGCCATAGCTGTATGGAAATTAGAGTGAAAACAgttagatatcaaaaatttcacaaaGAACATGTTGACATGAGCCAGACGAAAATAGGAATTCGGAAAATAACAAAAGCCAGAAATTAAACCCATAGTATGCACACAGATTTACAGCACTCTTTTTCAGATATTTATAGTGCTTGTCAAAGTAAAACTGCTGGTCCAATTCAGCAGTGCAAAAAGTAACATTTTGTAGGTTAAGGTAATAAACCTCCAAGGCAAGTAAAACAACACTAAGCTGGCTCAGGTTCACTTCAAGCTTTCAAATTTTAGAGCTCCAACATAAAAGTCTCCCAGTATCTACATAAATGTACACTAAAACTGCCAAGCTATGTAACACGGACTCGGAAACTTGTAAACAAGACACTTAGATATGGACACGTAGACGTCAAGTCATTGTTATTTCAAGATTTTCCATaataaaaattgcaattttgtGTTTGAAACGCCAAGTTTCCAATACATGAATGTTGATTGAGTAAATTGTCCATCCTACTTAGCTGCCAATTAGTAAGGGTAATTTAGAGTTCATAACAATTTCTAACATTCCTCTCAATACAATgcccaaaaataaccaaatcaaaacctgaaatttcattgtcaaacccagtagaatggaggaattaaccttcaaaaactgaaatttcagtACCCTAAAAAAATAGAGTTCATAACTGTACCTTCAAAACTATCTACCAACCAACCTAAccacaattttatataaacataattccaAACAATCATACTTAAACATATTttcaaacaatcatataaacagagtcaatttattattttaagacatAAAACAATTCTAATGCAGTAGGTTCTTAATTGACTTATAAACTAATGAAATCATACCTTAGGAGGAGATTTCTTGGATTCAGTTCTGGAAAtgcctttgtgtttcttcgattTCGGAGGTGAATCATTTGCATGTCTCTTCTTACTCAACTGCACAGGAGATGGAGGAACTGAAGCTTCTCCGGTTGACACtacctttttgttttttgaagctttttttgCAACGGATTTCTTACCCATATCAGCGATTCTGATATTACCGTCGTTCTCAGTGGCAGCCCGTGTAGTCACCATGGATTTAGGTCATAAAGAAGAACACGGCATATTAGGAAGGAAGAAAAGAGTTTTGATTATTTAGGAATGAAATCAAATTTTGCAATATCAAATGGGTATTTCCCGCTATATGAAAAAAGGAGAGGTAAATTATATGATACATTAGACACACACTAAAGAGACATATACCTTAGATGAGGATaaaattggaataaaaaatttaaagggtgttgaaaataaattaatgttttcaaTAGAGGCATTTTTTCAAgggtaaaaaaatgaaatcaataatttaaaattttgagatttcaattaatttgttatagttttaataatttaaatgattaaaattattattttaattagggtATGTGCATATAAAGAACTGGACAAGTAAATACTCGATGTCTGGCTAAATACTCGACGAGTTTTAAGCCTAACATCGAGTTTGTTTCTGTTCAGTGCTGCATAAACTCGATGATGGGTTAATATTCGACGAGTTTAAACCTAACATCGAGTTTATGCTAGTCCAGTTATGCCAAACTCGATTTCAGGCTTTGTTTTCGTCGAGTATTTAGACCCACctcgatttattttgaaaattactgCAATTGAAAATTAAACCTCCCACTTTTCTTTAGAAACCTAGAATCAaaacaagtgaaaaaaaaatttctctaaATCTTCCCCATTCCACAACCCGAAACCTAGCCTCTAAATTCATCAAATtgctatcataatcttatcaaatCATTAACCAAAATGATGGCATCAACAAAGGGACGAGCTAAAAGAGTTGCTTCAAAAGGGAAATCATCAAGTTCAACTATGCCTCCGAAATTTGTTACAA containing:
- the LOC126656941 gene encoding uncharacterized protein LOC126656941 encodes the protein MIYPPSFFVVMMHLAIHLPREVELGGPVHYRWMYFIERFLRTLKNYVRNLARPEGSIAEAYITKECLNFCSLYFHGVETIYNRVERNNFPVQIGVENGFSIFSNNARPLGATEYKTLSHCDFEKLQWYVLNNCEDVDEYLKIHIEELQKESVIDVQKRHQAGFASWFKECVGRLRATGLVAATDHIYALGLGPDIRIARYSGIIVNGVRFHTVERDNFRRTQNNGVSVTGEHKSKEIEFYGVLTDIIDLQYVNGNHVFLFKCDWWDVGDKNGIKTDGNLVSVNVSRKWYTGDSFVLSSQVQQVFYVSDMKNGGHWKIVQKSFHRNIFDVPEKEKVCNEDSILNDEPYQQYEADNSHEVDQNGGENLELLHPIDVLPDEVDVGQMFQGQNSNPIYSSDEEDDTTINYDDTDTDVLEDSNDSDNEDEDDD